One genomic window of Struthio camelus isolate bStrCam1 chromosome 1, bStrCam1.hap1, whole genome shotgun sequence includes the following:
- the ANKRD54 gene encoding ankyrin repeat domain-containing protein 54: MEGGGGGGGAAEAGAGPAAGAGPALGAAPGAPLGYLHVLWQREEPAGKIPARRLRRAARLHRRLGPTGKESHALKRLREAANGNDSDTVQQLLEDGTDPCAADDKGRTALHFASCNGNDHIVQLLLDHGADPNQRDGLGNTPLHLAACTNHVPVITTLLRGGARVDALDRAGRTPLHLAKSKLNILQEGLSHSLEAVRLEVKQIIQMLREYLERLGRHEQKEQLDDLCSKLQMTSTKEQVDEVTDLLASFTSLSLQMQKMEKR; this comes from the exons atggagggcggcggcggcggcggaggcgcggcggaggccggcgcggggccggcggcgggggccgggccggcgctgggggcggcgcccggcgcccctcTCGGTTACTTGCACGTCCTGTGGCAGCGGGAGGAGCCCGCGGGCAAGATCCCGGCGCGCCGCCTGCGCAGGGCCGCCCGCCTCCACCGCAGGCTGGGGCCGACCGGCAAGGAGAGCCACG cTCTGAAAAGGCTGCGCGAAGCTGCCAATGGCAATGACTCGGACACAG TGCAGCAACTCTTGGAGGATGGAACTGACCCCTGTGCTGCGGACGACAAAGGCCGGACGGCCCTGCACTTTGCCTCCTGCAATGGCAATGATCACATTG TGCAATTGCTTCTGGACCATGGGGCTGACCCAAATCAGAGAGATGGACTGGGAAACACTCCCTTACATTTGG ctgcctgcacGAACCATGTTCCTGTCATCACCACGCTGCTGCGCGGAG GGGCCAGAGTTGATGCCTTGGATCGAGCTGGCAGAACCCCGCTGCACCTGGCTAAATCAAAGCTTAACATCCTGCAGGAAGGACTCTCCCACAGCCTGGAGGCTGTACGTCTTGAAGTGAAACAG ATTATCCAGATGTTGAGGGAATACCTGGAGCGTCTGGGGAGGCATGAGCAAAAGGAACAGCTGGATGACCTCTGCTCCAAGTTACAGATGACCAGCACAAAGGAGCAG GTGGATGAGGTTACAGACCTCCTGGCCAGCTTCACGTCGCTCAGCCTGCAGATGCAGAAGATGGAGAAGAGGTAA
- the EIF3L gene encoding eukaryotic translation initiation factor 3 subunit L yields the protein MAYPGEDYDTEAAYDPYAYSNDYDMHTGDPKQDLAYERQYEQQTYQVIPEVIKNFIQYFHKTVSDLIDQKVYELQASRVSSDVIDQKVYEIQDIYENSWTKLTERFFKNTPWPEAEAIAPQVGNDAVFLILYKELYYRHIYAKVSGGPTLEQRFESYYNYCNLFNYILNADGPAPLELPNQWLWDIIDEFIYQFQSFSQYRCKTAKKSEEEIDFLRSNPKIWNVHSVLNVLHSLVDKSNINRQLEVYTSGGDPESVAGEYGRHSLYKMLGYFSLVGLLRLHSLLGDYYQAIKVLENIELNKKSMYSRVPECQVTTYYYVGFAYLMMRRYQDAIRVFANILLYIQRTKSMFQRTTYKYEMINKQNEQMHALLAIALTMYPMRIDESIHLQLREKYGDKMLRMQKGDAQVYEELFSYACPKFLSPVVPNYDNVHPNYHKEPFLQQLKVFADEVQQQAQLSTIRSFLKLYTTMPVAKLAGFLDLTEQEFRIQLLVFKHKMKNLVWTSGISALDGEFQSASEVDFYIDKDMIHIADTKVARRYGDFFIRQIHKFEELNRTLKKMGQRP from the exons ATGGCCTACCCCGGGGAGGACTACGACACCGAG GCCGCCTACGATCCCTACGCCTACTCCAACGACTATGACATGCACACGG GAGATCCGAAGCAGGACTTGGCCTACGAGCGCCAGTACGAGCAGCAGACCTACCAGGTGATCCCCGAAGTGATCAAGAACTTCATTCAGTATTTTCACAAAACTGTGTCGGATCTCATCGACCAGAAGGTGTACGAGCTCCAGGCCAGCCGCGTTTCCAGCGACGTCATTGACCAGAAGGTGTATGAGATCCAGGATATCTATGAGAACAG CTGGACAAAGCTGACCGAAAGGTTTTTTAAGAATACCCCGTGGCCAGAGGCAGAGGCCATTGCCCCACAGGTTGGAAAcg ATGCTGTTTTCCTGATCCTATACAAGGAGCTGTATTATAGACACATCTACGCCAAAGTCAGC GGGGGGCCCACTCTGGAGCAGAGATTTGAGTCCTATTACAACTATTGCAATCTCTTCAACTACATCCTCA ATGCTGACGGCCCAGCTCCTCTGGAACTGCCcaaccagtggctctgggataTCATTGATGAATTCATATACCAG TTTCAGTCCTTCAGCCAGTACCGCTGCAAGACAGCTAAGAAGTCTGAAGAAGAAATTGATTTCCTTCGTTCCAACCCCAAGATCTGGAACGTCCACAGTGTCCTTAATGTGCTGCACTCTCTGGTGGACAAATCCAATATCAACCGACAGCTAGAGGTCTATACTAGTGGAG GTGATCCCGAAAGTGTGGCTGGAGAATATGGTCGCCACTCCCTCTACAAGATGTTGGGTTATTTCAGTCTGGTTGGCCTGCTGCGTCTGCACTCTCTGCTGGGGGATTACTACCAAGCTATCAAGGTTCTGGAGAACATCGAGCTTAACAAGAAG AGCATGTACTCTCGGGTGCCTGAGTGCCAGGTGACCACCTACTACTACGTGGGTTTTGCATACCTTATGATGCGGCGTTACCAGGATGCTATCCGTGTCTTTGCCAACATCCTCCTTTACATCCAGAGGACCAAGAGCATGTTTCAGAGGACGACCTACAAGTATGAGATG ATTAACAAGCAGAACGAGCAGATGCATGCCCTCCTGGCCATCGCTCTCACCATGTACCCCATGCGCATAGATGAAAGCATCCATCTGCAGCTGCGAGAGAAATACGGGGATAAGATGCTGCGCATGCAGAAGGGTGATGCACAAGTCTATGAAGAGCTCTTTAGTTATGCTTGCCCCAAGTTCCTCTCTCCTGTGGTGCCCAACTATGACAACGTGCACCCCAACTACCACAAGGAGCCCTTCCTGCAGCAGCTCAAGGTCTTTGCTGATGaggttcagcagcaggcccagctctccaccATCCGCAGCTTCCTCAAACTCTACACCACCATGCCTGTGGCCAAGCTGGCTGGCTTCTTGGATCTCACGGAGCAGGAGTTTCGCATCCAGCTGCTTGTTTTCAAGCACAAGATGAAGAACCTGGTGTGGACCAGTGGCATCTCTGCCCTGGATGGGGAGTTTCAGTCTGCCTCTGAGGTAGACTTCTATATTGACAAG GACATGATCCACATTGCAGACACAAAGGTTGCTCGACGCTATGGGGACTTCTTCATCCGCCAGATCCACAAGTTTGAGGAG CTGAATCGAACCTTGAAGAAGATGGGCCAGAGACCCTAA